The proteins below are encoded in one region of Pseudomonadota bacterium:
- a CDS encoding HDOD domain-containing protein, translating into MENINKKDILKKLISGYALPSLSIIAVKLIELATDDNSSMDELADLIEKDPSLTVRVLKLANSAFFKPIYPITNVKHAVIRIGFHHLRILALSLSLKDTFPMGKVGNMNYEQFWRVSLYRGLLAKSLANMLKICEPEEAFVGGLTLEIGFLIYFDMFLKGKDDCINLGIYPLESLLILEQEKNGINHREMGEIALQYWKFPDNIINCQRYYGQEEDDIELSGLPRICRIAGKLSALICYKHIDFNEIFHTIVSSYGLDNETVYEVVISALNEVDEISKALQVSVESDKDLSGLMEKANRALSNISEQLLKQKDTGDLPSFDSLRGRDDKSEDIAYAIQAVAHEIRNPLTIVGGFARRLAKTMDPSSDGWKYIEIILGETRRLEHALEEATKGLKA; encoded by the coding sequence ATGGAAAATATTAATAAAAAAGATATTTTAAAGAAACTCATATCCGGTTATGCCCTACCGTCGCTTTCAATAATTGCTGTAAAACTTATAGAACTCGCAACCGACGACAATAGCTCTATGGACGAGTTGGCAGACTTGATAGAAAAAGACCCTTCCCTGACTGTCCGTGTCCTTAAGCTTGCAAACAGTGCTTTTTTTAAGCCCATTTACCCTATAACAAACGTGAAACATGCTGTAATAAGAATCGGCTTTCACCATTTGAGAATATTAGCCCTGTCATTATCACTGAAAGACACTTTTCCTATGGGCAAAGTCGGGAACATGAATTATGAACAATTCTGGCGGGTTTCTCTGTACCGCGGACTCCTGGCAAAGTCGCTGGCTAACATGCTTAAGATATGCGAACCTGAAGAGGCTTTTGTTGGCGGACTCACGCTTGAGATCGGTTTTCTTATATATTTTGATATGTTTCTGAAAGGTAAGGATGATTGCATCAATCTTGGCATATACCCCTTAGAATCACTTCTGATTCTTGAACAAGAAAAAAATGGGATAAACCACAGGGAGATGGGTGAAATTGCTCTTCAATACTGGAAATTTCCTGACAATATCATTAACTGCCAGCGTTACTACGGACAGGAAGAGGATGACATCGAACTATCAGGGCTACCCAGGATATGTAGGATAGCAGGAAAATTGTCGGCACTCATATGTTACAAACATATTGATTTCAATGAGATATTTCATACAATTGTATCTTCTTATGGCTTAGACAATGAAACGGTATATGAAGTCGTCATTTCAGCATTGAACGAGGTTGACGAAATCTCAAAAGCGCTCCAGGTATCAGTCGAATCTGATAAAGACTTGTCAGGACTTATGGAAAAGGCAAACAGGGCTTTAAGCAATATTTCGGAACAATTATTGAAACAAAAGGATACCGGGGACTTGCCATCCTTCGATTCCCTGCGTGGAAGAGATGATAAGAGCGAGGATATAGCTTATGCCATTCAGGCAGTCGCTCATGAAATCCGCAATCCGCTGACAATAGTGGGCGGGTTTGCAAGAAGGCTTGCAAAAACAATGGACCCCTCTTCGGATGGATGGAAATATATTGAAATAATCCTGGGAGAGACAAGAAGACTCGAACATGCGTTGGAGGAAGCCACAAAAGGCCTTAAGGCATAA
- a CDS encoding response regulator, with product MRVLVVDDFATMRKIIKNVLKQINIDNVIEAENGKLALDVLKKEEIDLIISDWIMPEMTGIDFLKACKGDDGIKNVPFLMVTAEAQKDCIMEAIKSGVDNYIVKPFTPEKLQGAIDKARARIGK from the coding sequence ATGAGGGTTCTTGTCGTTGATGATTTTGCTACAATGAGGAAGATAATAAAGAATGTTTTAAAACAAATAAATATTGACAATGTTATAGAAGCTGAAAACGGAAAACTTGCCCTTGATGTTTTAAAAAAAGAGGAGATTGACCTGATAATCAGTGACTGGATTATGCCTGAGATGACAGGAATAGATTTCCTTAAGGCATGCAAAGGGGATGACGGAATTAAAAACGTGCCCTTTCTTATGGTGACTGCCGAGGCACAGAAAGACTGTATAATGGAAGCCATCAAATCCGGTGTTGACAATTATATTGTAAAACCCTTTACACCTGAAAAGCTCCAGGGAGCAATTGACAAGGCAAGGGCAAGAATTGGAAAATAA
- a CDS encoding carcinine hydrolase/isopenicillin-N N-acyltransferase family protein, whose amino-acid sequence MFRIIIWCAAFLVIAAAIPGPVEACTLWVATGPIVKDNGTLIAKNRDNKQIITELKFITREKGFRFIGLFDIEAYGYVVSGINEKGLAVINASAVSVPEEKRNVAKEDLTERLLTYFDSVDSLIKEEAMFAASHPAFYIIADADKVALVEVAPGNKISMKASRDGIFTHTNHYTEEKLLSDNELATPDSRRRLDRVDYLMSTSPLPLTIEQFIAVSEDRGNSPNDSILKVCDKSKKVCTLASWVVYVPKKGFPDLYVKIMRPEQPDTIYRFILDERFWTERFKVKLP is encoded by the coding sequence TTGTTCAGGATAATTATATGGTGTGCTGCTTTTCTTGTTATTGCCGCCGCAATCCCCGGCCCTGTTGAAGCCTGCACGCTATGGGTCGCAACCGGACCTATAGTTAAAGATAATGGGACTCTTATCGCCAAGAATCGTGACAATAAACAGATCATTACGGAACTTAAGTTTATAACACGTGAAAAAGGATTCCGTTTCATAGGACTTTTTGATATTGAGGCTTATGGTTATGTTGTGTCGGGGATTAATGAAAAGGGGCTTGCAGTGATCAATGCCTCTGCGGTAAGCGTGCCGGAGGAAAAACGCAATGTGGCCAAAGAGGATCTTACCGAGAGGCTCCTGACATACTTCGACTCAGTTGACAGTCTGATAAAAGAGGAGGCAATGTTTGCGGCCAGCCACCCTGCCTTTTATATTATCGCAGATGCAGATAAAGTGGCTTTGGTTGAAGTTGCGCCCGGCAATAAGATTTCTATGAAGGCTTCCCGGGATGGCATTTTCACACATACAAACCATTACACGGAAGAAAAACTCCTTTCAGATAATGAGCTTGCCACCCCTGATAGCCGCAGGAGGCTTGATCGTGTTGATTACCTGATGAGTACAAGTCCTTTACCGTTGACCATTGAACAATTTATCGCTGTCAGCGAGGACAGAGGAAACAGCCCAAACGATAGTATTCTGAAAGTTTGCGACAAGTCAAAAAAGGTATGCACCCTGGCAAGTTGGGTTGTTTATGTGCCAAAGAAGGGTTTTCCGGACCTCTACGTTAAGATCATGAGACCGGAGCAACCGGATACGATATATAGATTTATCCTTGATGAAAGGTTCTGGACAGAGCGATTCAAGGTAAAGTTGCCCTGA
- a CDS encoding DUF134 domain-containing protein has translation MARPKKCRCINCSPNVSYFKPKGIPLTNLQEVLLSLDEFEAIRLADYEGFYHEEAAGKMSISRATFGRILDIARGKVADAIINGKALKIEIINDINEMEVN, from the coding sequence ATGGCAAGACCAAAAAAGTGCAGATGTATCAATTGTTCGCCCAATGTTTCATACTTTAAGCCAAAGGGCATTCCTCTGACTAACCTCCAAGAAGTTTTGCTGAGTCTGGATGAATTTGAGGCTATCCGCCTGGCCGACTATGAAGGATTTTATCATGAGGAAGCTGCCGGAAAAATGAGTATATCCCGGGCAACATTCGGGCGGATACTCGACATCGCACGCGGTAAAGTTGCCGACGCCATCATTAACGGTAAAGCCCTTAAAATAGAAATAATAAATGATATTAATGAAATGGAGGTTAATTAA
- a CDS encoding L,D-transpeptidase family protein encodes MIPVITFIFSCFLFIASVVFGAEIMIGGITQYTVQKDDRLELIGAKLGVFWKNIAKENNLDPKAPCVAGQVLKVITRKIVPRIVEDGIIINIADRTLYYFKMGKLTTYPVGVGLAREDDFGDWRTPTGKFVIVGKRKNPTWSVPDSIQLETAFKGKEVEETVPPGPKNPLGRYAVQTSIPGVLIHETIWPASVYRFQSHGCIRMLPENMEIFFEEVGKGTKGEIIYEPVKIMLTQEGKSYLEVRTDTYRRFSSLKDRVWKLIDERGIRDKVDVSKVEQIIKDQSGIAEDITFYPKEGPVTHMMKTLYQRFFDFFKPSSKSEKQSSGFQGNFTLNRSVQNLSSRINLYIVSGCSGLMILT; translated from the coding sequence ATGATACCTGTAATAACTTTTATATTTTCCTGCTTTCTTTTTATTGCATCGGTTGTTTTTGGCGCCGAAATAATGATTGGAGGCATAACACAGTATACAGTTCAGAAAGACGACCGTCTTGAGTTGATCGGCGCAAAACTCGGGGTGTTCTGGAAAAATATTGCAAAAGAAAACAATCTTGATCCAAAAGCACCCTGTGTGGCTGGTCAGGTACTAAAGGTAATCACAAGAAAGATCGTTCCTCGCATTGTAGAGGATGGCATAATCATTAACATCGCAGACAGGACTCTCTATTATTTTAAAATGGGCAAACTGACAACTTATCCTGTAGGCGTCGGCCTGGCCCGGGAAGATGATTTCGGTGACTGGCGCACCCCCACCGGCAAATTTGTTATAGTGGGCAAGAGAAAAAACCCCACATGGTCTGTGCCGGATTCAATCCAATTAGAGACAGCATTCAAAGGCAAAGAGGTGGAAGAGACAGTTCCCCCTGGTCCTAAAAATCCCTTAGGGAGATATGCGGTCCAGACATCCATACCCGGCGTGTTGATCCATGAAACTATCTGGCCGGCGAGTGTTTACCGATTCCAGAGCCACGGATGCATCAGGATGCTGCCGGAGAATATGGAAATTTTTTTTGAAGAGGTTGGAAAAGGCACAAAGGGTGAGATTATTTATGAGCCTGTAAAAATTATGCTGACCCAGGAGGGGAAGTCTTATCTCGAAGTCCGTACAGATACCTATAGAAGATTTTCATCCCTCAAGGATCGGGTATGGAAACTGATTGATGAACGGGGTATCAGAGACAAGGTGGATGTGAGCAAGGTGGAACAGATTATTAAGGATCAATCAGGCATTGCTGAAGACATTACTTTTTATCCTAAAGAGGGGCCGGTTACACATATGATGAAAACCTTATATCAGAGATTTTTTGATTTCTTCAAGCCAAGTTCCAAAAGTGAAAAACAGTCCTCCGGGTTTCAGGGCAACTTTACCTTGAATCGCTCTGTCCAGAACCTTTCATCAAGGATAAATCTATATATCGTATCCGGTTGCTCCGGTCTCATGATCTTAACGTAG
- a CDS encoding ABC transporter ATP-binding protein, with protein sequence MLLIEDLQVELGGKILLKDINLEIKPGETHILFGPNGSGKTSLLMTIMGYPQYVVKKGKIVFKGVDITYAPINERAALGIGMSYQRPPTINGLKTRQMLTICAKKGTDIEELARSVNFEAFLERDLNAGFSGGEIKRSELLQLKAQNPDLMLFDEPESGVDIENMALIGKNIAALLQKDSTSIDNKPMVQTWRERTKMGLIITHTGYILDYVPADKGQVLYNGVLACAGNPREIFTCIGKSGYEECVKCSI encoded by the coding sequence ATGCTGCTGATTGAAGATCTCCAAGTTGAACTTGGCGGTAAAATACTTTTAAAAGACATTAATCTTGAAATCAAACCAGGGGAGACGCATATCCTTTTTGGGCCGAACGGCTCAGGAAAAACATCTCTTTTGATGACCATCATGGGCTATCCGCAGTATGTGGTCAAGAAGGGCAAGATTGTATTCAAAGGGGTGGACATTACTTATGCGCCCATTAATGAACGTGCAGCACTGGGTATAGGCATGTCTTATCAAAGGCCTCCTACGATAAACGGCTTGAAGACCCGCCAGATGTTGACAATATGCGCCAAAAAAGGGACCGATATTGAAGAACTGGCAAGGTCTGTCAATTTCGAGGCCTTTCTTGAGAGAGATTTAAATGCAGGATTTTCCGGCGGCGAGATAAAACGTTCGGAATTGCTGCAATTGAAGGCTCAAAACCCGGATTTAATGCTGTTTGATGAACCTGAATCCGGTGTGGATATAGAAAATATGGCGCTTATAGGCAAAAATATCGCTGCATTATTGCAAAAAGATTCTACAAGCATTGACAATAAACCTATGGTGCAGACATGGCGGGAACGGACAAAGATGGGTCTTATTATTACCCATACAGGCTATATACTCGATTATGTTCCTGCCGATAAAGGCCAGGTCCTCTACAACGGTGTATTGGCTTGTGCCGGCAATCCCAGAGAAATATTTACTTGTATTGGCAAATCAGGATATGAGGAGTGTGTAAAATGTTCAATATAG
- a CDS encoding diguanylate cyclase, with the protein MKVCFAVQENEGFESTVYNHFGSAPAFVVVDTELEKAVTIKNSDMQHAHGACNPVAAIGGQQIDAVIVGGIGAGALMKLNAEGIKVFRSVASTIKENLVLLTEKKLPEITVRQSCGGHQGGCGH; encoded by the coding sequence ATGAAAGTTTGTTTTGCGGTACAGGAAAATGAGGGCTTTGAAAGCACTGTGTATAACCATTTTGGTTCAGCACCGGCATTTGTTGTTGTCGATACGGAGCTTGAAAAGGCAGTCACTATAAAAAACAGTGATATGCAACATGCGCATGGGGCATGTAACCCGGTTGCAGCCATAGGCGGACAGCAGATTGATGCAGTTATTGTCGGTGGCATAGGAGCAGGCGCCCTTATGAAACTTAACGCCGAAGGAATAAAAGTTTTCAGGTCTGTTGCATCAACTATAAAAGAAAATCTCGTTTTATTAACAGAAAAAAAACTTCCCGAAATAACTGTTCGCCAGTCGTGCGGTGGTCATCAGGGCGGATGCGGTCATTAA
- a CDS encoding SufD family Fe-S cluster assembly protein, with protein MFNIEELKEKALQAVNKKALFGEDVDLNTFDRTFVPHKYLAETELCNLPDDEQSRLLMSGLDVTGKGRGGTYFQKDTAVVHCKSMETGIEVIPVREALEKYDWVREYFWKLVPVDQDKYTASAFLDLHDGYVIRALPGSKSVYPIQACLYIDKEGLQQNVHNLIIAEEGSELHIITGCATSPGLKRGVHVGISEFFVKKNAKLSFTMIHNWAEEMAVRPRSVARVEEGAVFINNYICMKPVSSIQMYPTTHLVDENATAMFYSIIVGSPGSNFDIGGRIFLKKPGCRAEIVQRAISNGGHIINRGHLIGEAPNIKAHLECKGLLLKGGIIDSIPQLEGHVEGVEMSHEAAVGKIAQEEIYYLMSRGLSEQQATSTIVRGFLSVDIKGLPPQLKAEIDRAVDTSNKDVM; from the coding sequence ATGTTCAATATAGAAGAATTAAAGGAAAAAGCCCTTCAGGCAGTTAATAAAAAGGCATTATTCGGTGAAGATGTCGATTTAAATACTTTTGACAGAACTTTTGTCCCCCATAAATATCTTGCTGAAACAGAATTATGCAATCTTCCGGATGATGAACAGTCCCGTCTTCTCATGTCGGGATTGGATGTTACCGGCAAGGGACGGGGGGGCACATACTTTCAGAAAGACACCGCCGTTGTCCACTGTAAAAGCATGGAAACAGGCATTGAGGTTATCCCTGTCAGAGAGGCCCTTGAGAAATATGACTGGGTCCGGGAATATTTCTGGAAGCTTGTCCCTGTGGACCAGGATAAATATACCGCTTCTGCTTTTCTTGATCTCCATGACGGTTATGTAATCAGAGCGCTGCCGGGGAGTAAAAGCGTGTATCCTATTCAGGCATGTCTCTACATTGACAAAGAAGGACTTCAACAGAACGTTCACAACCTGATTATTGCCGAGGAAGGTTCTGAACTCCATATTATTACGGGATGCGCTACATCTCCCGGTCTCAAGAGGGGTGTCCATGTAGGTATTTCCGAATTCTTTGTAAAGAAAAACGCAAAACTCAGCTTCACAATGATACACAACTGGGCGGAAGAAATGGCTGTCCGTCCCCGTTCGGTAGCTCGAGTTGAAGAAGGCGCGGTTTTTATAAATAATTATATCTGCATGAAACCTGTAAGTTCAATACAGATGTACCCGACAACACACCTTGTAGATGAGAATGCAACAGCCATGTTCTATAGTATTATCGTCGGCAGTCCGGGTTCAAATTTCGATATCGGGGGCAGGATTTTTCTTAAAAAGCCCGGTTGCCGTGCAGAGATTGTCCAGAGGGCAATAAGTAACGGCGGCCATATTATCAACAGGGGTCATCTTATCGGCGAAGCCCCGAATATTAAAGCGCACCTTGAATGCAAAGGACTTCTGCTTAAAGGCGGCATCATTGACTCCATACCGCAGCTCGAAGGACATGTTGAAGGTGTGGAAATGTCCCATGAAGCAGCAGTGGGAAAGATAGCGCAGGAAGAAATCTACTATCTTATGTCAAGAGGCTTGAGCGAACAACAGGCAACTTCTACGATTGTTCGCGGTTTTTTGAGTGTAGACATTAAGGGTCTGCCTCCACAATTGAAGGCAGAGATAGACCGTGCCGTTGATACGAGCAATAAGGATGTGATGTAA
- a CDS encoding zinc ribbon domain-containing protein produces MPIYEYKCGDCGDISEFLVFGKDEELLCKSCKSRNLSKLISAHNTTAPSSDFGGNMPGGCCGSPNSCGNPGSCCAG; encoded by the coding sequence ATGCCGATTTACGAATATAAGTGTGGAGATTGCGGAGATATAAGTGAATTTCTGGTTTTCGGAAAGGATGAAGAACTGCTTTGCAAATCATGTAAAAGCCGGAACCTTTCAAAACTCATATCAGCCCATAACACCACAGCTCCAAGCAGTGATTTTGGCGGAAACATGCCTGGGGGCTGCTGTGGAAGTCCTAACAGTTGCGGCAATCCGGGCAGTTGTTGCGCCGGTTGA
- a CDS encoding chemotaxis protein CheX codes for MEVKYINPFILATQTVFKTMLGITVELGKPVLKTVNSTSGDVTGIMGLVGDKKGMVAISLKNNGAIFVFKTLVGDECNSISPEVVDAIGELTNIISGQARKEFEKAGINLKAAIPMVVVGNAVELNFITKIPIISLPFYFSINNGNGGDKEVMFVDFSFE; via the coding sequence ATGGAAGTAAAGTATATTAATCCTTTTATATTGGCTACACAGACAGTATTTAAAACAATGCTCGGCATCACTGTAGAGCTTGGTAAGCCTGTTTTAAAAACCGTAAACAGCACATCCGGTGATGTTACGGGTATTATGGGACTTGTGGGCGATAAGAAAGGTATGGTTGCAATAAGTCTAAAGAATAATGGTGCTATATTTGTTTTTAAAACACTCGTAGGCGATGAATGCAACAGTATAAGCCCGGAAGTTGTTGATGCAATTGGCGAACTGACCAATATTATATCAGGTCAGGCGAGAAAAGAATTTGAAAAGGCAGGGATAAACTTAAAGGCCGCAATACCGATGGTTGTGGTAGGTAATGCGGTGGAACTGAATTTTATTACAAAAATCCCGATAATCTCACTCCCATTTTATTTTTCTATTAATAACGGAAACGGAGGGGATAAAGAGGTTATGTTTGTGGATTTTTCATTTGAATAA